GCCACCTGAATGCCGTAGGACTTGTCCGCCGCTCCCGGCACGATCTTGCGCAGAAACACAATTTCCTCCTTCCACTCCCGTACGGCCACATTGTAATTCTGCACGCCCTGCCTGGAATTGGCCAAATCCGTCAGCTCATGATAATGCGTGGCGAACAGGGTGCGGGACTTCAACTCGTCATGCAGGTATTCCGCCACGGCCCAGGCGATGGAAAGGCCGTCAAAGGTGGCCGTGCCCCGCCCGATTTCATCCAGAATAATCAGGGAACGCTCCGTGGCGTTATTCAGAATCAGGGAGGTTTCGCTCATCTCCACCATAAAGGTGGACTGGCCGCGCGCCAGGTCGTCGCTGGCTCCCACGCGGCAGAAAATGCGGTCCACCAAACCGATGTGGGCGGCTTCCGCCGGCACATACGCTCCAATCTGGGCCATCAGCGTAATCAGGGCCACCTGGCGGATATAGGTGCTCTTGCCCGCCATATTGGGCCCGGTCAGCAGAATAAGACGGTTTTCCTCCGGTTCCAGAAAAGCGTCATTGGGAACGAACACATCGCCGGAAACATTCTGCTCAATAACAGGATGGCGGCCATTGACAATGCGCAGGATCATGGAATTGTCCAGAACGGGGCGGCAGTACCGGTACTGCTGCGCGCCCTCCGCCAGTCCCAGCAGCACGTCCAGATCCGCCATGGCGTCCGCCGTAATCTGGATATCGTCAATATGGCGGCCCACTTCTTCACGCAACAGGAGGAACTGCTCATACTCCACCTGGCGGGAACGCTCGTCCGCCCCCAGGATGGTATTCTCCATCTGCTTGAGCTCCGGGGTAATAAAGCGCTCCGCGTTCACCAGCGTCTGCTTGCGCTGGTAATCCGGGGGCACTTTATCGTAATGGCTCTTCGTTACTTCAATGTAATAACCGAAGACATTATTAAAGCGAATTTTCAGGGAATCAATTCCCGTGCGCTTGCGCTCCTTCTCCTGCAGCCGTGCCAGCCACTCCTTCCCGTCGCGGGAAGCCAGACGCAATTCATCCAGACCGGCATGGTACCCTTCCCTGATGATGCCGCCTTCCTTGATGGTCACGGGCGGTTCATCCACCAGGGCGCGCTGGAGCAAATCCACCAGCTCATCAAAACAGCCCATGCGGGAACGGATGCTCTCCAGCATCTCCCCACCGCCGGGCAGGGATTCCAAATCATCCCTGAGCGCGGGGATGCGCGCCAGGGAAGAAGCCAGAGCCTGGAGGTCGCGGGCATTCCCGGCGCCCTGGGAAATGCGGCCCGTCAGCCGCTCCATGTCCCGCACATTCTTCAGGCTCTCCCTCAGCTTGCTCATCAGGTAGGGCTCCTGCAGCAGAACGGCGATCACCTCCTGCCTCGCCAGAAGCTTTTCCAGATCGCACAGTGGGTGGAGCAGCCAGTCCCGGAGTTTGCGCGCTCCCATGGGGGTGCTTGTCCTATCCAGGGTCCCCAGCAGGGAAAGCTTCACGCCGCCGCGGGAATCCACCAGATCCAGATTCCTCTGGCTGGCCTGGTCAATCAGCACGGCGTTCTCCGTGGCGCGCACGGAAATGCGGCGCAAGTGGTCCGTGGGACGGCGGAGCTGGTAGCTCAGATAATGGAGCACCGCGCCGGACGCCCCCAGGGCGGCGGTCATCTCCCCGCAGCCGAAGCCATCCAGGGAATGTACCCGGAAATGGCTCAGCAAATTGGGAATGGCCGTGGAAGGCAGAAAAGTATATCCGTCGTAATAAAGCGTGGGGTGGGTTCCGGGGAAGCAGTCCGTCTGCTCGTCGCTGACCAGGAGTTCGGAGGGATTGATGCGGGACAGCTCGTCCAGAAGCAAATCCATGTGTTCGAACTGGGCCACGGAAAATTCCCCCGTGGTGTGGTCCACGCATGCCAGACCGAAGCGCTTCTTGTCCCTGTACAAAGCCACGATGTAATTATGGCGGGAGGAATCCAGCAAATTCATGTCCGCCAGGGTTCCGGCGGAAATCACGCGGGTCAGTTCCCGCTCCACCAGCTTGCCCGGCTGCGGAATGGTGGTCTGCTCCGCAATAGCTACCCGCTTACCTCCCTTCACCAGCCGTCCGATATACCCTTCCGCGCTGTGGTGGGGAACCCCGCACATCGGAATGCCGTGGCGCTTGGTCAGCGTCAGGCCCAGAATGGCGGAGGCCTCCTTGGCGTCCTCAAAAAACATTTCGTAAAAATCCCCCAGCCGGAAAAACAGCAGCACGTCTTCCGGCAAGCCCTTCTTCATGCGAAGGTACTGATCCATCATCGGGGTTGAGGCAGGTCCGGAACTACTCATAAATAACGGTGAAAGAGTAATCCGATTGCGGCTTCAAAGCAAGGTTGGAATCTTGTTAGAACCGGGGTTCCCCACCGCTTTTCCAAGGAAAAGCTAGGGAGAAAACATCCAATGCCCCGCAAAGAAAATGCGTTGCCGCAGCCATCATTACACCTTTTTTCTCCTTCCCGGAAACAGGCCCTCATACGGAAGAACCCGGCCACGCTGCCTTTCATCTTTTTGCGGTGTGCGGTTGATAACAGGCCATTTACTCCAAGGAAGAAAAAAACCGTGCCGCAACCGGCAGCGGCACGGTGTAAAATCAGATTGACGCAATTAATACTCCACCACGGGAGCATCCTTCCACAGAGTGTCCATGCCGTAGAATTCGCGCGTTTCCTGCCCCATGATGTGGACCATCACGTCAATATAGTCCACTACGGACCACAATGCCACAGGCGTATCTTCCACATAGGTGGGGAGGGCTCCCGCCTTTTCCCGGACGGCTTCTTCCAGCTCTCGGATGACGGCGCGCAGATGGGGGACGGACAACCCCGTGCACACTACCATGAAATCCGTCAGGGAAGACATGCCCCGCAAGTCGTACACCCGTACATTTTCAGCCTTGGCGTCATCCGCGGCGCGGGCGCACATCCTGGCCAGTTCCATCGCATCATTGGCTACCATATTCGATTCGTTTCTATTGAATTATTTCTTTTCTCCGCCGTCCATGCCGGACTCATCAGCGGGATTGCAGGAGGAAGGATCACGCTCCGCCTGTTCCTGCTTCTCTTCCTCCTCCCGTTCTTCAGCGCCGTCCTCGCGGGGCTCTTCAGCTTCATCCTTCGCGGAATGGCCGGGATCATCTTTCCCGGGCTGTTCCTCCACTTCGGAAGGCATGGGGGGCGGAGTCACCCTGGCGGGAGGGTTCTTCATTTCCCCGTATTCCAGAATATCCATGACCTGGGAACCTTCCAGCGTTTCAAACTCCATCAGGGCTTCCGTCAGGATGTCCAGCTTGTCCCGGTTTTCCGTAAGGATGGCCATGGCGCGTTCATAAGCGCTGTCCACCAGGAAGCGAACTTCCGAGTCAATCAGTTCCGCCGTGGATTCGGAATAATTGCGGGAACGCGTTCCCAGGTCGCGGGCAATATAAACTTCTCCCTGGTGTTCTCCGTACTCAATCAGCCCCAGTTTTTCGCTCATGCCGAATTCGCACACCATGCGCCGGGCCAGGTTGGTGGCGCTCCTGATGTCTCCGGTAGCGCCGCTGGTCACATCGCCAAAAACGATCTGTTCGGCGCAGCGCCCGCCCATCGCCACGACGAGCTGGTCCAGCATTTCAGACCGGAGATGGTGCATCTTGTCGTCGGAAGGAAGCCACATGGTCATGCCTAGGGCCCCGCCACGGGGAACAATGGTCACCCGGTGCAGCGGCTCGCTGTGCGGCGTTTTCAACAGGCAGATGGCATGCCCCGCCTCATGCACGGCGGTAATGCGGCGCCCCCGTTCGTTAATCGCCAGGCTGCGGCGTTCACGCCCCCAGCTGACCTTGTCGCGGGCTTCTTCCAATTCGGCCTCCGTAATCTCCTTCAGCCCCTTGCGGGCGGCCAGCAGGGCGGCTTCATTGACCAGGTTGGCCAGCTGGGCTCCGGAGAAGCCGGACGTGCCGCGGGCAATCCGCTCAAAGCTGACTCCGGGCGCCATTTTCACTTTTCTGGCATGCACCTGCAGGATCTGTTCGCGCCCCCGGACGTCCGGCAGGTTCACCACCACCTGCCGGTCAAAGCGGCCGGGACGCAGCAGCGCCGGGTCCAGGATGTCCGCACGGTTGGTGGCGGCGATGACGATTACATTGGAGTTGTTTTCAAAACCGTCCATTTCCACCAGCAGGGCGTTCAGCGTCTGTTCCCGTTCGTCATTGCCGCCGCCCATGCCGTAGCCGCGCTGACGGCCCACGGCGTCAATTTCATCAATGAAAATCAGGCTGGGAGCCGTCCTTTTGGCCTGTTCAAACATGTCGCGGACGCGGCTCGCGCCCACCCCCACGAACATTTCCACAAAGTCCGAACCGCTGATGGAATAGAAGGAAGCCTTGGATTCCCCGGCAATGGCCCGCGCCAGCAGGGTCTTGCCCGTGCCGGGAGCCCCGACCATCAGCACGCCGCGGGGAATGGTGGCGCCCAGGTCACGGAATTTTTCCGGATTGCGCAGAAACTCCACCAGTTCCCACACTTCCTCCTTGGCTTCGCTGATGCCGGCCACATCCTTGAACGTCACTTTGTTTTTGTCCGGGGAGATGAGGCGCGCCCGGCTTTTGCCGAAGCTCATCGCGCCCCGGGCTCCGCCGCTCTGCGCGCGGAACATGAAGAACAGAATCACCAGAATGAGCACGATGGGCAGCAGATTCAGCAGGATGCCGCCCCAGGAGCCGGATTCGCGCTTGAACTTCGTATCCGGCCCCAGCAGCTGCTTGACGCGGTCTCCCTGGAACTCCAGGGTAAAAGGAACTTCCACGCGTTCAAAACGCTGCTTGTCCACGGAGGCGTCTCCCGTGGCCGCGGGCCAGATGCGGGTGACAATCTGGCCGACCAGCACGTTCTGGTTGCCGTCTTCCGCCAGGATGATGCCGTCTTTTCCTCCGGCGATGCGGCCTTCCAGGGCCAGGCGGTTGAATTCGGGCACGGAGAGCTTCTGCGCTCCCTCGGGAATGAGGGAAACATTCTTTCCCTCTTCCGTCCGGTACGGGCTCTCCACCACCCTGTAGCCGGAAAGCTCATTCAGCAAAGGCTTGTCGCGGTCCGGAAGGGACATGGAATAAGTCAGCGCAAAGGGGGTCATTTCCACCTTCGGCTGAATTTCCTTCCTGTACACCAGCGCGTGAATAACGCCTTCGGAACCGTTCTCGCTCAGCACCACTTCCACGGGGGCCTTGGGATCGTTCAGCACCACGCGCCCCGCCTTATACTGGGCTTCAAAGGATTCCAGATTTTCCTTGCGGGGGCCCAGCCCGAAAGATTCAGGGGTGAAAAAGCCAAACGCAAGGACGCCTACAATGAGAAGTACCATGACCCACACGCCCCAGTTGGGGGATTCGGGCCTGCCGGAGCCGGGAAATTTGGGAGGACGGGGAGGACTTGGTGGCATTCTGTCAGACATAATGTGGTTAGCACACAGAAGTTAATGAATAGGGCGGCATGATACGCGAGTCCTTGTAAAATAAAACTTTTTTCCGAGACATGCCAGACAGCCGCCGCAGGACGGGTCCGCACCGTTCCGGGCCGGGGCTCTTCCCGGCAATAAGGCCTTAGCCGGCGCAGGCATCATTCCCGCTTCCTTTTTCTGCGCCGCCCCTCATGGTTCGCGCTTTCTCCGTTCATGCGCTGCCGGAGACGCCGCTTCCACTGGGGCATCCTCTCTTCCGCCGGGGCCGCATGGGAACCGGCACCTTCCCGGCTCTTTTCCTGCCAGGCCCCCTCGTCCTGCGCGTTCAGCCGCTCCCGCCGCCTCTGCTCCTGGATTTCCGCCAATTTTCTGGCGCGCCGGATTTCCACCCGCTTGCTCACCTCCCCGTGGGCGGAGGTCACGCGCCAGGGGCCGATGCGGCGGGGATAGGTAATGGGCGCGCAAACCAGTTCCGCATCCAGAAAACGCATGGACCCCACCAGCAGGTTCTTGACATTCGCCAGCAGGCCGCCGTCCGTCCAGACGCCGCCCATGCCCATTTCCAGCAGAAAGGCCAGATGAAGCGTTTCCGCTCCTGAGGCCTGAATGGAAAAATCCCTCAGGGAAATGCCCTCCGCCGGCTCCTCATCCGGGGCGGCCACGGAAGCGGCCCGGAGGAGGAACATCGTATCCCGGACCTTGCGGCTCAGGGCGCAGACCAGTTCCCCCACCTTGGGCCGGGCGTCAAAACGGTAATCCTTCACTTCCACCAGCCACAGATCCCGGCGTTCCGGATGATACAGCAAAAAATCCATTTCCTTGCATCCCCCGCAGAAATTCTGCGCCTGCCGGGAATAATAATCCGAGCATTCAATGCGGCACACCACGTAGCCTTCATCGATCCAGAAACGGTGGACGCCCTCCACGTAATAAGCTTTTGACGGCTTATGACTCATAACTCAGCTTCAAATACCTGTCCGCCTGTTCGATTTCCGCTTCAAGAGACTCGATAGGCCCCACGTCCTCCAGGGATTCCCCCCAGGACACCCTTACCCCGGCATGCCCCCCCCGCGGCACGCTCATCCCGAAAAACTTTCTCTGCACCATGGCATTGCGGGGTTCGGAGAGTTGAATCATCAGCTCCCGCAGCAGGAACAGGCTGTGGGAGGACAACATAACCTGCACCCCCGCCTTGGCAAGCCCCGTCAGGGTTTTCACCAGCACGGGCAGGTGGGAGGCGTTCAGATTCATTTCCGGTTCATCCCAAAACAGGACGGAACCTTTTTTCACGGAACCGTTCCGGATCAGGTAGCTCAGCGTTCCCAGCCTTTTGAATCCTTCCGCCACCAGGCTCATTTCTATCGGCTGCTGTCCGGGGCGCTGCAAAAAGAAACGCCCGTCACGCTTCACCACCTTTCCCCCGATAATTTTTTCCAGCCTGGCAACCACGCGCCTGGCATCCGTGCTGATGGGTTCCGCTTCCGCCTCCATGTCCAGATAACGGCAGAGATCCCAGCTGCCGCCGTCCAGAAACTCGGGGAACCTGCTCCCTACTTGAACAAAGCTCGGATAAATGGTCAAAACCTCCCGCGCCGCCAGGAACACCACCGGCACGTTCAGAAAACGCCGGGGCATTTCCCGGATGCTCAGCCCTTCTTCTTCATGCCCCGCCTGGAAATCAAACACCAGGTTTCCCATGCCCTCCGGCACGCCGTCCCCCTCCATGGAGGCCTCCACGCGCGCATGGGCGTTTCCCCGGTTCCGGGCCGTCAGCCCGGCCAGCCCGCGGGACGCGAACACCCGCATCAGGTCTTTCCTGAGCCGCTGTTCCTCCGCCCATTTCTCCGGCAGGGATTTCCTTCCCCCGTCAGCGCTCCACTTGGCCACGGTATAACATAATTTCAGCAAATGGCTTTTGCCGGAATCATTGCCCCCCACCACCACATTGATTCCCGGAACAAATTCAAAATGCTCTCTCCCGGGAAACACCGTCACGCCGCTCACCAGTAGGTCATGTATCATACCGTTCCCAATGTAGCACAGAAGCGCAGGCCGTAAATGACAAAAGCCGCCAGCTTCCGGCCACCGAAGAGCCTGCCGGGAAAACACCGGAAACGGCAAGGAAAACGCCTGCGGCCGCCGCGCAGCCCCAGCCCCGCAGGTTCCCGACATACCGGAACGGAAAGGCGGCGCATTTTAGGCTTCCCATTGCCAAGCGCCTTATTAAAGTAATCCGTATGAGCGCACAATGGACCACCGCCAGGGAATACACGGACATCAAGTATGAAACAACGGACGACGGCAGCATCGCAAAAATCACGATCAACCGCCCCCACGTCCGCAATGCGTTCCGCCCCCTGACCGTGCATGAAATGCTCAACGCCCTGAACGCCGCCCATGAAGACCCCAAGGTGGGCGTAGTCATCCTGACGGGGGAAGGCCCGGACGCTTTCTGCTCCGGAGGCGACCAGAAAGTGCGCGGAGACGCCGGCTACATCGGAGAAGACGGCGTGCCGCGCCTGAATATTCTGGACGTGCAGCGCACCATCCGCACCATGCCCAAGCCCGTCGTCGCCATGGTGGCCGGATACGCCATCGGCGGAGGCCACGTCCTCCACGTCGTCTGTGACCTCACCATCGCCGCGGACAACGCCAAATTCGGACAAACTGGTCCCAAAGTAGGCTCCTTTGACGGAGGCCTCGGCTCATCCTACCTGGCGCGCATCGTGGGCCAGAAAAAAGCGCGGGAAATCTGGTACCTGTGCCGGCAGTATGACGCCCGGCAAGCGCTGGACATGGGCCTGGTCAACACCGTGGTGCCCCTGGAGAACCTGGAGGAGGAAACGCTTTCCTGGTGCCGCCAGATGCTCCGCCACAGCCCTCTGGCCCTGCGCTGCCTGAAAGCCTCTCTGAACGCCGACTGCGATGGGCAGATGGGCCTGCTGGACCTGGCCGGCAACGCCACCCTGCTCTATTATATGAGCGAAGAAGCGAAGGAAGGCAAAAACGCCTTCGTTGAAAAACGCGCTCCGGATTTCTCCAAATTCCCCAGACTTCCGTAACCTCCCCCCTCCGCACCATGGCACCCAGCTCCGACAATGAAGGCGCCCCCCGGAACGGCGCCGCCGGCAGAGAATCCCTGCGCGACCTGCCGGAACATGAAAACATCGTGGAACATTTCTACGATCCGGAAGATCAGGGCTCCCGGGAAAAACCCGTCCGTGAAAAAACGCCTTTCTCCCTGATCGGCAATCTCATTTTCCTGCTGACCATAGCTATTCTGGCCGCTATTGCCTGGCTGGTTTACTCCTCCTGGTGCCCGCAGAAAACGGACGACCTGCCCGGCTTCCGCCAAAGGGAAAACGCCCCGGATATCCCCAGAATCCTGAAACAGGCCATCAACAGAGACGCCTCCGTTTCATTCTCGGAAGAAGACATCAACCGCTATCTGGCTTCCTCCATCCATCCCCTGCAGCACGGAGCCCTGGCCATCTTCGCCATCAACCCGGCGGCAGGCATCCGGCTGCACGGCGGCAAGGAACGGCCGGACGGCACCATCGGGGAAGGATACATGGAGATCATCATCGAACGCTATACGGGCATCGACTCCCGCCAGACGATTTCCCTGTTCCTGACGCCCTTTCAATCCCTGGACCCGCACAACTACATGGCGGTGCAGACCCGCTTCGAATTCTACAATGACGAAACGCTGCCGGGAGGAATCCACGTGGGGGGCACCATCGGCAGCCTTTCCGTTCCCCAGGGTTACATGATCTTTCTCCTGCCCGCTTTTGAAAACCTGCTTCAGGCCTATCTGCCGCTCATCCACATGATTGAAGAAAGCGGCATGGGCATTCATATCAGTGAAGGCAGGCTGAACCTGACGCCTCCGCAAAAGCGCACGCTGTAGCGGAAAGCCGCAGGGCCTTCCGCAATCACCGGATACCCTGCCGGGCAATACCCCCTTCCGGCCCCGGCATTCAATTTTTCTCCAGATCCCTGACCATCAAAGTCATATACTCCTCAGGCCAGGAATGGGTAATCTGCCCCGCATCATTGAAAACCGCCACCAGGCGGATGGAATCCCTCCCATCTGAAAGCACCAGCACGGTTTCATCCTTTTCAAAATCGTAACGGGGTTTGCCCAATTTGAATGCCGCATTCCTGCGATCCGTCCTCAGCCACGCGCGCGCCTGCTCCATCGTCAGCCCCCGCAGAGCCCGGGCATCCCTGAAAACGCGGCGCGCCGCATTCATCGCCGCTGGGCTGGAAACCACCATGCCGTCCCGGAACGGACGGGTCTCCCACATGCGGTCAATATCCCGGTCCAGCGCGCCGCTCATCCCCCCGGAAAGGAAAAACACGGCTGCGGGCCAGACCAGGAAAATACCTACAGCCCATATGGCCAGCCGTTTGCGGCTTTTGGAAAGAGCTACGATTCCCTGGGCTATTTTCCCCCACTTTTCCACCAGTTCCCGGTCCGCATGCCCGAACAGGAAATTCACCTGTCTGCGTTCTATGCCGCCCCGCAGTTCAGCCACCGTCTTTCCCTTCTCCGGGGCCAGATCCTCCAGCGTGGGGCTTCCTTCCACGAAGTAGCGGAAAACCCTGGGCCACAGCACGGGAATAACCGCGAACCGGATCGTAAGCAACACCAGGCTGCCCACCAGACAGCCGCTTATCAACAGAATATCAAACGAACGGCTGAAAAAATAGTCCGGATTCCACATCCAGATAAAAGGAGCCGCCAGATACATTCCCAGGGAAAACAGGCACCATGACCAGACTATGGCGGAAAAACGGCTGGTCGCCACAATCACCCCCAGCAAAAACAAAAAGGCCCCCAGGGCAATTCCCCATGGAAACGCTCCGTAAATGGCGGCCGGGAAAGCCAGAATCATCAATGCCGTGCCCGCGGGCTGCCGAACTTTTTGCATATCCGGATCATAGCACAAGCCCCTGAAAGCATCAAGAAAGGAAGCCCCGCAGTCACACAGGGAAGCCCCCTCATCCTCCCTTGCCTTACTTCAGCCAGCCGTATTCCATGATGAGAGCCGCTTCCACCTCCGCATTCTTGGAAGCTTCATTATCCAGGTCAGCATACATCTTCCTGATATCCTTCCTCTGTTCCAGATATTCCTCTCCGGAAACGGATAATCTGGACTCCTTGAACGCGATTTCCTTCATCAGCACCCCCCGCCAAAGTTCAAACCTCCTGCGGCTCTCCAGCAGCGCGGCTATCTTGATGCGCCGCCGCTGCAGTTCCATCACCACTTCACGCTGCAGCAGTTCGTGGCTTTCCCTGGCCGATTTATGCTGAAACCAGGAGGTCAGGCGCGTATCCAGCTCTTCCCGCAGGCTCATGTTCACCTTCATATCGCCCGCGCCCGCAAAAAAACCGCCGTACGTCCCGCCCGTGCTGGAAAACAGAGTGGGGCTGTAAAAATTAATATCCACGGAAGGCAGGAACTTCAGCTTGGCATTCAACACCTGGAGGCGGGAAGCTTCCAGCTCCATGGCCACCATCGTCACCACCAGCAGATCCAGTTGGCGGGACGCCGCCCTGTACCTGCCCCAATCCAGTCTGGGCATCGTTTCAGGCTTCACCAGCCACCGGGTGTCCATATTCCCCAGCAGCACGGCAAAACCCTGGGAAATCTCATTCAAATTCCGTTCCCGTTCCACGTCCA
This region of Akkermansia muciniphila genomic DNA includes:
- the menB gene encoding 1,4-dihydroxy-2-naphthoyl-CoA synthase, which produces MSAQWTTAREYTDIKYETTDDGSIAKITINRPHVRNAFRPLTVHEMLNALNAAHEDPKVGVVILTGEGPDAFCSGGDQKVRGDAGYIGEDGVPRLNILDVQRTIRTMPKPVVAMVAGYAIGGGHVLHVVCDLTIAADNAKFGQTGPKVGSFDGGLGSSYLARIVGQKKAREIWYLCRQYDARQALDMGLVNTVVPLENLEEETLSWCRQMLRHSPLALRCLKASLNADCDGQMGLLDLAGNATLLYYMSEEAKEGKNAFVEKRAPDFSKFPRLP
- the mutS gene encoding DNA mismatch repair protein MutS, with translation MSSSGPASTPMMDQYLRMKKGLPEDVLLFFRLGDFYEMFFEDAKEASAILGLTLTKRHGIPMCGVPHHSAEGYIGRLVKGGKRVAIAEQTTIPQPGKLVERELTRVISAGTLADMNLLDSSRHNYIVALYRDKKRFGLACVDHTTGEFSVAQFEHMDLLLDELSRINPSELLVSDEQTDCFPGTHPTLYYDGYTFLPSTAIPNLLSHFRVHSLDGFGCGEMTAALGASGAVLHYLSYQLRRPTDHLRRISVRATENAVLIDQASQRNLDLVDSRGGVKLSLLGTLDRTSTPMGARKLRDWLLHPLCDLEKLLARQEVIAVLLQEPYLMSKLRESLKNVRDMERLTGRISQGAGNARDLQALASSLARIPALRDDLESLPGGGEMLESIRSRMGCFDELVDLLQRALVDEPPVTIKEGGIIREGYHAGLDELRLASRDGKEWLARLQEKERKRTGIDSLKIRFNNVFGYYIEVTKSHYDKVPPDYQRKQTLVNAERFITPELKQMENTILGADERSRQVEYEQFLLLREEVGRHIDDIQITADAMADLDVLLGLAEGAQQYRYCRPVLDNSMILRIVNGRHPVIEQNVSGDVFVPNDAFLEPEENRLILLTGPNMAGKSTYIRQVALITLMAQIGAYVPAEAAHIGLVDRIFCRVGASDDLARGQSTFMVEMSETSLILNNATERSLIILDEIGRGTATFDGLSIAWAVAEYLHDELKSRTLFATHYHELTDLANSRQGVQNYNVAVREWKEEIVFLRKIVPGAADKSYGIQVARLAGMPAVIVDRAKAILSHLEMNSTRPRKKGRSRLAEPRAKNTDMDDDMPVGEYAQLELF
- the ftsH gene encoding ATP-dependent zinc metalloprotease FtsH, whose translation is MSDRMPPSPPRPPKFPGSGRPESPNWGVWVMVLLIVGVLAFGFFTPESFGLGPRKENLESFEAQYKAGRVVLNDPKAPVEVVLSENGSEGVIHALVYRKEIQPKVEMTPFALTYSMSLPDRDKPLLNELSGYRVVESPYRTEEGKNVSLIPEGAQKLSVPEFNRLALEGRIAGGKDGIILAEDGNQNVLVGQIVTRIWPAATGDASVDKQRFERVEVPFTLEFQGDRVKQLLGPDTKFKRESGSWGGILLNLLPIVLILVILFFMFRAQSGGARGAMSFGKSRARLISPDKNKVTFKDVAGISEAKEEVWELVEFLRNPEKFRDLGATIPRGVLMVGAPGTGKTLLARAIAGESKASFYSISGSDFVEMFVGVGASRVRDMFEQAKRTAPSLIFIDEIDAVGRQRGYGMGGGNDEREQTLNALLVEMDGFENNSNVIVIAATNRADILDPALLRPGRFDRQVVVNLPDVRGREQILQVHARKVKMAPGVSFERIARGTSGFSGAQLANLVNEAALLAARKGLKEITEAELEEARDKVSWGRERRSLAINERGRRITAVHEAGHAICLLKTPHSEPLHRVTIVPRGGALGMTMWLPSDDKMHHLRSEMLDQLVVAMGGRCAEQIVFGDVTSGATGDIRSATNLARRMVCEFGMSEKLGLIEYGEHQGEVYIARDLGTRSRNYSESTAELIDSEVRFLVDSAYERAMAILTENRDKLDILTEALMEFETLEGSQVMDILEYGEMKNPPARVTPPPMPSEVEEQPGKDDPGHSAKDEAEEPREDGAEEREEEEKQEQAERDPSSCNPADESGMDGGEKK
- a CDS encoding AAA family ATPase, yielding MIHDLLVSGVTVFPGREHFEFVPGINVVVGGNDSGKSHLLKLCYTVAKWSADGGRKSLPEKWAEEQRLRKDLMRVFASRGLAGLTARNRGNAHARVEASMEGDGVPEGMGNLVFDFQAGHEEEGLSIREMPRRFLNVPVVFLAAREVLTIYPSFVQVGSRFPEFLDGGSWDLCRYLDMEAEAEPISTDARRVVARLEKIIGGKVVKRDGRFFLQRPGQQPIEMSLVAEGFKRLGTLSYLIRNGSVKKGSVLFWDEPEMNLNASHLPVLVKTLTGLAKAGVQVMLSSHSLFLLRELMIQLSEPRNAMVQRKFFGMSVPRGGHAGVRVSWGESLEDVGPIESLEAEIEQADRYLKLSYES
- the rsfS gene encoding ribosome silencing factor, with the translated sequence MVANDAMELARMCARAADDAKAENVRVYDLRGMSSLTDFMVVCTGLSVPHLRAVIRELEEAVREKAGALPTYVEDTPVALWSVVDYIDVMVHIMGQETREFYGMDTLWKDAPVVEY